From a region of the Triticum aestivum cultivar Chinese Spring chromosome 7D, IWGSC CS RefSeq v2.1, whole genome shotgun sequence genome:
- the LOC123167844 gene encoding 2'-deoxymugineic-acid 2'-dioxygenase, translating to MANLLSSAPIHASLPDCFVFPPDQRPPASSQAVSLPVIDLSRGRDEVRRAVLDAGKELGFFQVVNHGVSAEAIRDMEAVCAEFFRLPAEEKAAFYSEDTDKPNRLFSSTTYELGDEKYWRDCLRLACGSPVGDTKNNWPDKPKKLREVVEKFVEPTRGVGMELLRLLCEGMGLRPDYFEGDLTGGNVIINVNHYPPCPAPGLTLGLPPHCDRNLITLLLQSTVPGLQVSYKGDWINVESVPNAFVVNFGHLLEIATNGVLKSIEHRAMTNAALARTSVATFIMPAADIPIGPAEELVGEGNPPRYRTVTFDEFMRVYKTVGARRESVEKAFKL from the exons ATGGcgaacctcctctcctcggccccGATCCACGCGTCGCTCCCGGACTGCTTCGTCTTCCCGCCCGATCAGCGCCCGCCGGCCTCCTCTCAGGCCGTCTCCCTCCCGGTCATCGACCTCTCTCGCGGCCGCGACGAGGTCCGCCGCGCCGTCCTCGACGCCGGCAAGGAGCTCGGGTTCTTCCAG GTGGTCAACCACGGCGTCTCTGCGGAGGCGATACGGGACATGGAGGCGGTGTGCGCGGAGTTCTTCCGGCTCCCTGCGGAGGAGAAGGCGGCCTTCTACTCGGAGGACACGGACAAGCCCAACCGGCTCTTCTCCAGCACCACCTACGAGCTCGGCGATGAGAAGTACTGGCGGGACTGCCTCCGCCTCGCTTGCGGCTCGCCCGTCGGCGACACCAAGAACAACTGGCCCGACAAGCCCAAAAAGCTCCG CGAGGTGGTGGAGAAGTTCGTGGAGCCGACGAGAGGCGTGGGGATGGAGCTGCTGCGGCTGCTGTGCGAGGGCATGGGGCTCCGTCCGGACTACTTCGAAGGGGACCTCACCGGCGGCAACGTGATCATCAACGTTAACCACTACCCGCCGTGCCCTGCCCCGGGCCTGACGCTCGGCCTGCCGCCCCACTGCGACCGGAACCTCATCACTCTCCTGCTCCAGAGCACCGTGCCCGGCCTCCAGGTCTCCTACAAGGGCGACTGGATCAACGTCGAGTCCGTGCCCAACGCCTTCGTCGTCAACTTCGGCCACCTGCTCGAG ATTGCGACCAACGGGGTTTTGAAGAGCATCGAGCACCGGGCGATGACCAACGCCGCGCTGGCACGGACGTCGGTGGCGACGTTCAtcatgccggccgcggacatccCCATCGGCCCAGCGGAGGAGCTCGTCGGCGAGGGCAACCCGCCGCGCTACCGCACTGTCACTTTCGACGAGTTCATGCGCGTGTACAAGACCGTCGGCGCGCGGAGGGAGAGCGTGGAGAAGGCCTTCAAGCTTTAG